A genomic window from Camelus ferus isolate YT-003-E chromosome 9, BCGSAC_Cfer_1.0, whole genome shotgun sequence includes:
- the ZC3H4 gene encoding zinc finger CCCH domain-containing protein 4 isoform X4, which yields MLRGREDGELEEGELEDDGAEETQDTSGGPERSRKEKGEKHHSDSDEEKSHRRLKRKRKKEREKEKRRSKKRRKSKHKRHASSSDDFSDFSDDSDFSPSEKGHRKYREYSPPYAPSHQQYAPSHTTPLPKKSYSKMDSKGYSMYEDYENEQYGEYEGDEEEDMGKDDYDDFTKELNQYRRSKEGSSRGRGSRGRGRGYRGRGSRGGSRGRGMGRGSRGRGRGSMGGDHPEDEEDFYEEEMEYGESEEPMGDEDYDDYSKELNQYRRSKDSRGRGLSRGRGRGSRGRGKGMGRGRGRGGSRGGMNKGGMNDDDDFYDDDVGDGGGSYRRSDHDKPHQQSDKKGKVICKYFVEGRCTWGDHCNFSHDIELPKKRELCKFYITGFCARAENCPYMHGDFPCKLYHTTGNCINGDDCMFSHDPLTEETRELLDKMLADDAEAGAEDEKEVEELKKQGINPLPKPPPGVGLLPTPPRPPGPPAPTSPNGRPMQGGPPPPPPPPPPPPGPPQMPMPVHEPLSPQQLQQQQDMYNKKIPSLFEIVVRPTGQLAEKLGVRFPGPGGPPGPMGPGPNMGPPGPMGPMHPDMHPDMHPDMHPDMHPDMHPDMPMGPGMNPGPPMGPGGPPMMPYGPGDSPHSGMMPPIPPAQNFYENFYQQQEGMEMEPGLIGDAEDYGHYEELPGEPGEHLFPEHPLEPDSFSEGGPPGRPKPGAGVPDFLPSAQRALYLRIQQKQQEEEERARRLAESSKQDRENEEGDTGNWYSSDEDEGGSSVTSILKTLRQQTSSRPQASVGELSSSGLGDPRLQKGGRLADPRLSRDPRLTRHADASSGSGPGDTGPSDPRLARSLPAPKPEGSLHSSPAAPSGSKGSGQPPAEEEEGERALREKAVNIPLDPLPGHPLRDPRLQLQQFSHIKKDVTLSKPSFARTVLWNPEDLIPLPIPKQDAVPPVPAALQSLPALDPRLHRAAASGPPNPRQRPGPSTDPSTAGSNLPDFELLSRILKTVNATGPSAAPGPSDKPSDPRVRKMPTDPRLQKPADSAASSRVAKPGPTEAPSPAASPSEESSPPATAPYDPRVLAAGGLGQGSGSGQSSVLSGISLYDPRTPNAGGKAAEPAADAGSQPKGPEGNGKSSCTKAKEPPFVRKSALEQPESGKSGADGGAAAATDRYNSYNRPRPKAVAAPATATGAPTPEGAPPQPGVHNLPVPTLFGTVKQAPKTGTGSPFAGNSPAREGEQDAGSLKDVFKGFDPTASPFCQ from the exons GGAAGATGGTGAGTTGGAGGAAGGTGAACTGGAAGATGATGGGGCCGAGGAGACCCAGGACACCTCTGGAGGCCCGGAGAGGAGCcggaaggagaagggggagaagcACCACAGCGATTCTGATGAGGAGAAGTCTCACCGGAGGCTGAAGCGGAAGCGGAAGAAAGAgcgggagaaggagaagaggaggtcCAAGAAGAGGCGGAAATCCAAGCACAAA CGCCATGCTTCTTCCAGCGATGACTTCTCTGACTTCTCGGATGACTCGGATTTCAGCCCCAGTGAGAAGGGGCACCGCAAGTACAGAGAGTACAGCCCCCCGTACGCGCCG tcccaccagcagtacGCCCCGTCGCACACCACGCCCCTGCCCAAGAAGTCCTACTCCAAGATGGACAGCAAAGGCTACAGCATGTATGAAGACTATGAGAATGAGCAGTACGGGGAGTACGAGGGCGACGAGGAGGAAGACATGGGCAAGGACGACTATGACGACTTCACCAAAGAGCTGAACCAGTACCGGCGCTCCAAGGAGGGCAGCAGCCGGGGCCGAG GCAGCCGAGGCCGTGGCAGGGGCTATCGGGGCCGAGGAAGCCGCGGAGGGTCTCGGGGCCGAGGCATGGGCAGAGGCAGccgaggcaggggcaggggctccaTGGGAGGAGACCACCCGGAGGATGAAGAGGACTTCTACGAGGAGGAGATGGAA TATGGAGAAAGTGAGGAACCGATGGGAGATGAGGATTACGACGATTATTCCAAGGAGCTGAACCAGTACCGCCGGTCTAAGGATAGCCGGGGACGAG GGTTAAGTCGAGGCCGTGGCCGGGGTTCCCGAGGTCGAGGGAAAGGCATGGGCCGGGGCCGCGGCCGTGGGGGCAGCCGAGGAGGGATGAACAAGGGCGGGATGAACGATGATGACGACTTCTACGACGATGATGTGGGT GACGGTGGTGGAAGCTACCGGAGGAGTGACCACGACAAGCCCCACCAGCAGTCTGACAAGAAAGGCAAAGTCATCTGCAAGTACTTCGTGGAAGGGCGGTGCACATGG GGAGACCACTGTAATTTTAGCCATGACATCGAGCTACCAAAGAAGCGAGAACTGTGCAAGTTTTACATCACTGGATTTTGTGCCAGAGCCGAGAACTGCCCCTACATGCATG GTGACTTTCCGTGTAAGTTGTACCACACGACTGGAAACTGCATCAACGGCGACGACTGCATGTTCTCCCACGACCCTCTGACTGAGGAGACGCGAGAGCTCTTGGATAAG ATGTTGGCGGATGATGCGGAAGCGGGCGCTGAGGATGAGAAGGAAGTCGAGGAACTGAAGAAGCAGGGCATCAACCCCCTGCCCAAACCTCCCCCCGGCGTGGGCCTCCTGCCCACTCCGCCCCGGCCCCCCGGCCCCCCGGCCCCAACCTCTCCAAATGGCAGGCCCATGCAGGgtggccccccgcccccacccccaccccctcctccgcCCCCCGGGCCCCCGCAGATGCCCATGCCGGTGCACGAGCCGCTGTCcccacagcagctgcagcagcagcaggacatgTATAACAAGAAGATCCCCTCCTTGTTTGAGATCGTGGTGCGGCCCACGGGACAGCTGGCTGAGAAGCTGGGTGTGAG gTTCCCTGGACCCGGAGGACCCCCAGGGCCAATGGGTCCCGGGCCCAACATGGGACCCCCAGGGCCGATGGGCCCAATGCATCCGGACATGCACCCTGATATGCATCCTGACATGCATCCAGACATGCACCCCGACATGCACCCCGACATGCCGATGGGCCCTGGCATGAACCCTGGCCCGCCCATGGGACCTGGAGGCCCCCCAATGATGCCCTATGGTCCTGGAGACTCCCCACATTCTGGAATGATGCCTCCCATCCCACCAGCCCAGAACTTCTATGAAAACTTTTACCAGCAGCAAGAGGGCATGGAAATGGAGCCAGGACTCATTGGGGACGCAG AGGACTACGGGCACTACGAAGAGCTGCCGGGGGAGCCTGGGGAGCACCTCTTCCCCGAGCACCCTCTGGAGCCTGACAGCTTCTCTGAGGGAGGGCCCCCAGGCCGGCCGAAGCCGGGCGCCGGTGTCCCCGACTTCCTGCCCTCAGCCCAGAGGGCCCTGTACCTGAGGAtccagcagaagcagcaggaggaggaggagagagcgaGGAGGCTGGCTGAGAGCAGCAAGCAGGACCGGGAGAATGAGGAAG GTGACACTGGAAACTGGTACTCAAGTGATGAGGATGAGGGTGGGAGCAGCGTCACGTCCATCTTGAAGACCCTGAGACAGCAGACATCTAGCCGACCCCAGGCTTCTGTTGGGGAGCTGAGCAGCAGTGGGCTGGGGGACCCCCGCCTCCAGAAGGGAGGCCGGCTGGCTGACCCCCGCCTCAGCCGGGACCCCAGACTCACTCGCCATGCTGACGCTTCCAGTGGGTCAGGCCCAGGTGACACAGGACCCTCTGACCCTCGACTGGCTCGCTCCCTGCCCGCACCCAAGCCAGAAGGCAGCCTTCAttccagccctgcagcccccagcgGCTCAAAGGGCTCTGGGCAACCCcctgcagaagaggaggaaggggagcgGGCCCTTCGAGAGAAGGCTGTGAACATTCCCCTGGACCCCCTCCCTGGGCACCCGCTGCGGGACCCACGATTGCAGCTGCAGCAGTTCAGCCACATTAAGAAGGATGTGACACTGAGCAAGCCGAGCTTCGCACGCACTGTACTCTGGAACCCTGAGGACCTGATCCCTCTGCCCATCCCCAAGCAGGATGCAGTGCCCCCGGTTCCTGCAGCCCTGCAGTCCCTGCCTGCCTTGGATCCCAGGCTGCATCGTGCCGCCGCCTCaggcccccccaacccccggcaGCGCCCAGGCCCCTCCACAGATCCCAGCACAGCCGGCTCCAATCTGCCTGACTTTGAGCTCCTTTCTCGCATCCTCAAGACTGTCAATGCCACTGGCCCTTCGGCAGCTCCTGGCCCCAGTGACAAGCCCAGTGACCCCCGAGTGCGGAAAATGCCCACTGACCCTCGGCTGCAGAAACCAGCAGACTCCGCTGCCTCCTCCCGGGTGGCCAAGCCTGGTCCCACTGAAGCACCATCTCCAGCCGCCAGCCCCAGTGAGGAGTCCTCCCCGCCAGCCACCGCCCCCTATGATCCCCGCGTGCTGGCGGCCGGTGGCCTGGGCCAGGGCAGCGGGAGCGGGCAGAGCAGTGTGCTGAGCGGCATCAGCCTCTACGACCCTAGGACTCCCAACGCAGGTGGCAAAGCCGCTGAGCCGGCTGCTGATGCGGGCTCCCAGCCCAAGGGCCCCGAGGGCAACGGCAAGAGCTCCTGCACCAAGGCCAAGGAGCCCCCGTTTGTCCGCAAGTCCGCCCTGGAACAGCCTGAATCCGGGAAGTCCGGGGCAGATGGGGGCGCGGCTGCAGCCACAGACAGATACAACAGTTACAACCGGCCCCGGCCCAAGGCTGTTGCAGCCCCTGCCACCGCCACAGGCGCCCCAACACCAGAGGGCGCCCCGCCCCAGCCTGGCGTGCACAACCTGCCCGTGCCCACCCTCTTCGGGACGGTGAAACAGGCACCCAAGACGGGCACTGGAAGCCCATTTGCTGGCAACAGCCCGGCCCGTGAGGGTGAGCAAGACGCTGGGTCCctgaaagatgtttttaaaggCTTTGACCCCACTGCCTCCCCCTTTTGCCAGTAG
- the ZC3H4 gene encoding zinc finger CCCH domain-containing protein 4 isoform X2 — protein MRFPPSRRSPALPRSRSVFFGRHAEGKTILCLLKEMPPTFRDTSAAVWEDGELEEGELEDDGAEETQDTSGGPERSRKEKGEKHHSDSDEEKSHRRLKRKRKKEREKEKRRSKKRRKSKHKRHASSSDDFSDFSDDSDFSPSEKGHRKYREYSPPYAPSHQQYAPSHTTPLPKKSYSKMDSKGYSMYEDYENEQYGEYEGDEEEDMGKDDYDDFTKELNQYRRSKEGSSRGRGSRGRGRGYRGRGSRGGSRGRGMGRGSRGRGRGSMGGDHPEDEEDFYEEEMEYGESEEPMGDEDYDDYSKELNQYRRSKDSRGRGLSRGRGRGSRGRGKGMGRGRGRGGSRGGMNKGGMNDDDDFYDDDVGDGGGSYRRSDHDKPHQQSDKKGKVICKYFVEGRCTWGDHCNFSHDIELPKKRELCKFYITGFCARAENCPYMHGDFPCKLYHTTGNCINGDDCMFSHDPLTEETRELLDKMLADDAEAGAEDEKEVEELKKQGINPLPKPPPGVGLLPTPPRPPGPPAPTSPNGRPMQGGPPPPPPPPPPPPGPPQMPMPVHEPLSPQQLQQQQDMYNKKIPSLFEIVVRPTGQLAEKLGVRFPGPGGPPGPMGPGPNMGPPGPMGPMHPDMHPDMHPDMHPDMHPDMHPDMPMGPGMNPGPPMGPGGPPMMPYGPGDSPHSGMMPPIPPAQNFYENFYQQQEGMEMEPGLIGDAEDYGHYEELPGEPGEHLFPEHPLEPDSFSEGGPPGRPKPGAGVPDFLPSAQRALYLRIQQKQQEEEERARRLAESSKQDRENEEGDTGNWYSSDEDEGGSSVTSILKTLRQQTSSRPQASVGELSSSGLGDPRLQKGGRLADPRLSRDPRLTRHADASSGSGPGDTGPSDPRLARSLPAPKPEGSLHSSPAAPSGSKGSGQPPAEEEEGERALREKAVNIPLDPLPGHPLRDPRLQLQQFSHIKKDVTLSKPSFARTVLWNPEDLIPLPIPKQDAVPPVPAALQSLPALDPRLHRAAASGPPNPRQRPGPSTDPSTAGSNLPDFELLSRILKTVNATGPSAAPGPSDKPSDPRVRKMPTDPRLQKPADSAASSRVAKPGPTEAPSPAASPSEESSPPATAPYDPRVLAAGGLGQGSGSGQSSVLSGISLYDPRTPNAGGKAAEPAADAGSQPKGPEGNGKSSCTKAKEPPFVRKSALEQPESGKSGADGGAAAATDRYNSYNRPRPKAVAAPATATGAPTPEGAPPQPGVHNLPVPTLFGTVKQAPKTGTGSPFAGNSPAREGEQDAGSLKDVFKGFDPTASPFCQ, from the exons GGAAGATGGTGAGTTGGAGGAAGGTGAACTGGAAGATGATGGGGCCGAGGAGACCCAGGACACCTCTGGAGGCCCGGAGAGGAGCcggaaggagaagggggagaagcACCACAGCGATTCTGATGAGGAGAAGTCTCACCGGAGGCTGAAGCGGAAGCGGAAGAAAGAgcgggagaaggagaagaggaggtcCAAGAAGAGGCGGAAATCCAAGCACAAA CGCCATGCTTCTTCCAGCGATGACTTCTCTGACTTCTCGGATGACTCGGATTTCAGCCCCAGTGAGAAGGGGCACCGCAAGTACAGAGAGTACAGCCCCCCGTACGCGCCG tcccaccagcagtacGCCCCGTCGCACACCACGCCCCTGCCCAAGAAGTCCTACTCCAAGATGGACAGCAAAGGCTACAGCATGTATGAAGACTATGAGAATGAGCAGTACGGGGAGTACGAGGGCGACGAGGAGGAAGACATGGGCAAGGACGACTATGACGACTTCACCAAAGAGCTGAACCAGTACCGGCGCTCCAAGGAGGGCAGCAGCCGGGGCCGAG GCAGCCGAGGCCGTGGCAGGGGCTATCGGGGCCGAGGAAGCCGCGGAGGGTCTCGGGGCCGAGGCATGGGCAGAGGCAGccgaggcaggggcaggggctccaTGGGAGGAGACCACCCGGAGGATGAAGAGGACTTCTACGAGGAGGAGATGGAA TATGGAGAAAGTGAGGAACCGATGGGAGATGAGGATTACGACGATTATTCCAAGGAGCTGAACCAGTACCGCCGGTCTAAGGATAGCCGGGGACGAG GGTTAAGTCGAGGCCGTGGCCGGGGTTCCCGAGGTCGAGGGAAAGGCATGGGCCGGGGCCGCGGCCGTGGGGGCAGCCGAGGAGGGATGAACAAGGGCGGGATGAACGATGATGACGACTTCTACGACGATGATGTGGGT GACGGTGGTGGAAGCTACCGGAGGAGTGACCACGACAAGCCCCACCAGCAGTCTGACAAGAAAGGCAAAGTCATCTGCAAGTACTTCGTGGAAGGGCGGTGCACATGG GGAGACCACTGTAATTTTAGCCATGACATCGAGCTACCAAAGAAGCGAGAACTGTGCAAGTTTTACATCACTGGATTTTGTGCCAGAGCCGAGAACTGCCCCTACATGCATG GTGACTTTCCGTGTAAGTTGTACCACACGACTGGAAACTGCATCAACGGCGACGACTGCATGTTCTCCCACGACCCTCTGACTGAGGAGACGCGAGAGCTCTTGGATAAG ATGTTGGCGGATGATGCGGAAGCGGGCGCTGAGGATGAGAAGGAAGTCGAGGAACTGAAGAAGCAGGGCATCAACCCCCTGCCCAAACCTCCCCCCGGCGTGGGCCTCCTGCCCACTCCGCCCCGGCCCCCCGGCCCCCCGGCCCCAACCTCTCCAAATGGCAGGCCCATGCAGGgtggccccccgcccccacccccaccccctcctccgcCCCCCGGGCCCCCGCAGATGCCCATGCCGGTGCACGAGCCGCTGTCcccacagcagctgcagcagcagcaggacatgTATAACAAGAAGATCCCCTCCTTGTTTGAGATCGTGGTGCGGCCCACGGGACAGCTGGCTGAGAAGCTGGGTGTGAG gTTCCCTGGACCCGGAGGACCCCCAGGGCCAATGGGTCCCGGGCCCAACATGGGACCCCCAGGGCCGATGGGCCCAATGCATCCGGACATGCACCCTGATATGCATCCTGACATGCATCCAGACATGCACCCCGACATGCACCCCGACATGCCGATGGGCCCTGGCATGAACCCTGGCCCGCCCATGGGACCTGGAGGCCCCCCAATGATGCCCTATGGTCCTGGAGACTCCCCACATTCTGGAATGATGCCTCCCATCCCACCAGCCCAGAACTTCTATGAAAACTTTTACCAGCAGCAAGAGGGCATGGAAATGGAGCCAGGACTCATTGGGGACGCAG AGGACTACGGGCACTACGAAGAGCTGCCGGGGGAGCCTGGGGAGCACCTCTTCCCCGAGCACCCTCTGGAGCCTGACAGCTTCTCTGAGGGAGGGCCCCCAGGCCGGCCGAAGCCGGGCGCCGGTGTCCCCGACTTCCTGCCCTCAGCCCAGAGGGCCCTGTACCTGAGGAtccagcagaagcagcaggaggaggaggagagagcgaGGAGGCTGGCTGAGAGCAGCAAGCAGGACCGGGAGAATGAGGAAG GTGACACTGGAAACTGGTACTCAAGTGATGAGGATGAGGGTGGGAGCAGCGTCACGTCCATCTTGAAGACCCTGAGACAGCAGACATCTAGCCGACCCCAGGCTTCTGTTGGGGAGCTGAGCAGCAGTGGGCTGGGGGACCCCCGCCTCCAGAAGGGAGGCCGGCTGGCTGACCCCCGCCTCAGCCGGGACCCCAGACTCACTCGCCATGCTGACGCTTCCAGTGGGTCAGGCCCAGGTGACACAGGACCCTCTGACCCTCGACTGGCTCGCTCCCTGCCCGCACCCAAGCCAGAAGGCAGCCTTCAttccagccctgcagcccccagcgGCTCAAAGGGCTCTGGGCAACCCcctgcagaagaggaggaaggggagcgGGCCCTTCGAGAGAAGGCTGTGAACATTCCCCTGGACCCCCTCCCTGGGCACCCGCTGCGGGACCCACGATTGCAGCTGCAGCAGTTCAGCCACATTAAGAAGGATGTGACACTGAGCAAGCCGAGCTTCGCACGCACTGTACTCTGGAACCCTGAGGACCTGATCCCTCTGCCCATCCCCAAGCAGGATGCAGTGCCCCCGGTTCCTGCAGCCCTGCAGTCCCTGCCTGCCTTGGATCCCAGGCTGCATCGTGCCGCCGCCTCaggcccccccaacccccggcaGCGCCCAGGCCCCTCCACAGATCCCAGCACAGCCGGCTCCAATCTGCCTGACTTTGAGCTCCTTTCTCGCATCCTCAAGACTGTCAATGCCACTGGCCCTTCGGCAGCTCCTGGCCCCAGTGACAAGCCCAGTGACCCCCGAGTGCGGAAAATGCCCACTGACCCTCGGCTGCAGAAACCAGCAGACTCCGCTGCCTCCTCCCGGGTGGCCAAGCCTGGTCCCACTGAAGCACCATCTCCAGCCGCCAGCCCCAGTGAGGAGTCCTCCCCGCCAGCCACCGCCCCCTATGATCCCCGCGTGCTGGCGGCCGGTGGCCTGGGCCAGGGCAGCGGGAGCGGGCAGAGCAGTGTGCTGAGCGGCATCAGCCTCTACGACCCTAGGACTCCCAACGCAGGTGGCAAAGCCGCTGAGCCGGCTGCTGATGCGGGCTCCCAGCCCAAGGGCCCCGAGGGCAACGGCAAGAGCTCCTGCACCAAGGCCAAGGAGCCCCCGTTTGTCCGCAAGTCCGCCCTGGAACAGCCTGAATCCGGGAAGTCCGGGGCAGATGGGGGCGCGGCTGCAGCCACAGACAGATACAACAGTTACAACCGGCCCCGGCCCAAGGCTGTTGCAGCCCCTGCCACCGCCACAGGCGCCCCAACACCAGAGGGCGCCCCGCCCCAGCCTGGCGTGCACAACCTGCCCGTGCCCACCCTCTTCGGGACGGTGAAACAGGCACCCAAGACGGGCACTGGAAGCCCATTTGCTGGCAACAGCCCGGCCCGTGAGGGTGAGCAAGACGCTGGGTCCctgaaagatgtttttaaaggCTTTGACCCCACTGCCTCCCCCTTTTGCCAGTAG